The stretch of DNA TTGTCGGATCGGATGAATTTATTCAGAAGATCAAAGAAGGATGGACCGATGTGGACGTCATTATTACCACTCCTTCCATGATGGGGAAAGTTGGAGCACTCGGAAAAGTTCTCGGTCCACGCGGGCTCATGCCGAATCCTAAAACAGGAACTGTCACTATGGAAGTTGGTAAAGCAGTGAAAGAATCAAAAGGTGGAAAAATTGATTTCAAAGTCGACAAAGCAGGGATCATAGCTGTTTCTGTTGGCAAAGTTTCATTTGAAGCCGAAAAGATCGCTGATAATGCCAACGAAATTCTTCAATCTATTCTCAAGATGAAACCCGCTTCTGCAAAAGGTGCGTACATGAGAAGTGTTTATCTCTCGAGTACGATGAGCCCGAGTGTTCAGATCGAAACAAAAACACTGGGTTAATTCACACTCCAGCAAAAGCTGAAAAAGCCGTCACAATGAACAAAGAAAATAAAACACAGATCATCACAGAGCTCGCTGCTAAACTTGCAGCCAGCAAGAATTTCTACCTCGCCGATACTTCTGAGTTGCCATCTGAAAAGACCAGCTCACTGAGGAGACAGTGTTTTGATAAGCAGATTA from Bacteroidota bacterium encodes:
- a CDS encoding 50S ribosomal protein L1 codes for the protein MANLTKKRKAVMSKYDVNKAYGLNDAAKIVKEITTTKFDASVDLSIRLGVDPKKANQMVRGTVTLPHGTGKTVRILVICTPDKEAEAKAAGADFVGSDEFIQKIKEGWTDVDVIITTPSMMGKVGALGKVLGPRGLMPNPKTGTVTMEVGKAVKESKGGKIDFKVDKAGIIAVSVGKVSFEAEKIADNANEILQSILKMKPASAKGAYMRSVYLSSTMSPSVQIETKTLG